A genomic stretch from Anaerolinea thermophila UNI-1 includes:
- a CDS encoding Na+/H+ antiporter subunit B, which yields MKARSMLLQVAVSYLMPLLLIFSIFLLIRGHNEVGGGFVGGLVAAASFILYAIAESPNAARALLPLSPDKLIALGLSIAVLSGLPAVFMGMPFMTGLWIKQPLPVIGKLGTPFIFDIGVYLVVIGVCLHILLNLAEEER from the coding sequence ATGAAAGCCCGTTCCATGCTTCTACAGGTTGCCGTGTCTTATCTGATGCCTTTGTTGCTCATCTTTTCCATTTTCCTGCTCATCCGTGGACACAATGAAGTCGGCGGCGGGTTTGTCGGCGGGCTGGTCGCCGCGGCATCCTTCATTCTGTATGCCATTGCCGAATCGCCCAATGCCGCACGGGCGCTCTTGCCCCTGTCTCCCGATAAACTCATCGCCCTGGGGCTGTCCATCGCCGTACTCAGCGGACTTCCTGCCGTGTTCATGGGCATGCCCTTCATGACGGGGCTCTGGATCAAACAACCTCTACCCGTGATTGGCAAACTGGGAACTCCCTTTATCTTCGATATCGGGGTGTATCTGGTGGTCATTGGGGTCTGCCTGCACATCCTGCTGAACCTTGCGGAGGAGGAACGATGA
- a CDS encoding NADH-quinone oxidoreductase subunit K, giving the protein MNVLLAITAGVLFGGGLFMMLRRSLVRVLIGLLMISNAVNLIIFTAGRLVPAHPPLISPGNNALTPPYADPVPQALILTAIVISFGVAAFAIVLMQQTYRALGNADMNDMRSTDTPVEDEEEATP; this is encoded by the coding sequence ATGAACGTCTTACTTGCCATCACCGCTGGTGTGCTGTTCGGAGGCGGATTGTTCATGATGCTGAGGCGCAGTCTGGTACGGGTGCTGATTGGATTGTTGATGATCAGCAACGCGGTCAACCTGATCATCTTCACCGCTGGCAGGCTGGTACCAGCGCACCCGCCGCTGATTTCCCCGGGCAATAATGCCCTCACTCCGCCCTATGCCGACCCTGTGCCACAAGCCCTCATCCTCACCGCCATCGTCATCAGTTTTGGGGTTGCGGCATTTGCTATTGTTCTGATGCAACAGACCTACCGCGCGCTGGGCAATGCCGATATGAACGACATGCGCAGTACCGATACCCCTGTGGAAGATGAGGAGGAAGCCACACC